A single Fusarium oxysporum Fo47 chromosome IV, complete sequence DNA region contains:
- a CDS encoding Alpha/beta hydrolase fold-1: protein MMQKLTTHVVIVPASFAPPSLYSTLVQSLVECGFSTTVIDLPSVGFRDPLPAASMEEDAAHIRSTTTKLADNGHEIVLLMHSYGGICGTESTVGVSRIERQVAGKPGGVVHLVYISSPVPEIGGSVQTMMGNNMPHFMKLEGDYLISEPKGCASVNFSDLSKSEALTYAKQMTAHSALSFAGPLQNAGYLSIPVAYIVCEKDISVPPDVQRSVIDMISKKSGREVITFSCDFGHFPTVSIPGKVASFINKVATKSLRE from the exons atgatgCAGAAACTCACAACACATGTTGTTATTGTTCCAGCATCATTTGCTCCACCATCACTATACTCAACACTGGTTCAAAGCCTTGTAGAATGTGGTTTTAGCACAACAGTCATTGATCTCCCTTCTGTGGGATTTCGCGACCCATTGCCAGCTGCATCTATGGAAGAAGACGCGGCGCATATCAGATCAACTACAACGAAACTAGCTGATAATGGCCATGAAATTGTCTTGTTGATGCACTCTTACGGTGGAATATGCGGTACAGAAAGTACCGTTGGAGTTTCAAGGATCGAGAGGCAAGTCGCTGGGAAGCCGGGCGGTGTGGTCCATCTCGTTTATATCAGCTCCCCTGTACCTGAGATCGGAGGGTCAGTCCAAACGATGATGGGCAATAACATGCCCCATTTCATGAAACTCGAG GGAGACTACCTCATATCTGAGCCCAAAGGCTGTGCGAGCGTCAATTTCTCAGACCTTTCGAAATCCGAAGCGTTGACGTATGCGAAACAAATGACAGCTCATTCAGCGCTGAGTTTTGCTGGGCCACTTCAAAACGCAGGATATTTGAGTATCCCCGTTGCATATATAGTTTGTGAGAAGGATATTTCTGTCCCGCCTGATGTCCAGAGATCCGTCATTGATATGATATCTAAAAAGAGCGGTCGAGAGGTTATCACGTTTTCTTGTGATTTTGGACACTTTCCAACTGTCAGTATCCCGGGCAAAGTAGCTTCTTTTATTAACAAGGTTGCTACTAAAAGCCTTCGAGAGTAG
- a CDS encoding heterokaryon incompatibility protein-domain-containing protein: MSILGIALPFLRPFLGTYLGFIIDTYASIMMIFFFIGFPSEHSGSSEIRLIKLHPGSGDDPLRADILHASLDSDVVGRYEAVSYAWEDGHTTNKLETPRGILLITPSLFHALHRSRLKEESRILWADAVCIDQSDNAEQASQVALMNEIYESAACTLVYLGREANGSEMVGELLVQFARASFSLYRLYGRHGMEVLRHNGSISPSMTEIFEECGLPGLEHPAWKALAKLWGRPWFRRVWVIQEFVLSPDVRMFCGEWEVSWSVFYVATIDAYMTSSFSVVPDIPNAFDDAAMHMGTDAMHMMCVYRRSALLETLPVSDADSMRMLTINLDTMVFEEQEEFNLARKMDPKLRLRVEVPLLDLLALCDRSKATRARDHLFAVLGLSSATDDDLFRADYSSTFDEIVRRFGKAFVRRGQCMDLLYRARLNIQSLRFPSWIPDWTTKFAFMGDAVDYSSLGLHSGGLYAAAGNTQCVSWVSDDPKDDCLIVRGRFVDKLSWVGGDHVKHGPIHGLIYRLQQSYDIIAELEETSDYYVTGESLKDVWWRMLVANKTKGFGPVSPDFGIGLRSKWHVMPALCNLLLSLPPEEAKEQLVEIIGLPYYKAIYSCYTVYQIAKTENGMIGLVPLVAEAGDQIYVLNGGAVPFVLRKGKRLLNGRRYIVDMIGFAIHGASDAWFSIKKMYWPDGGKVTKDGILSGDQESPGMSTAAEMAVLHQERDEIRNAFAKSWKK, encoded by the exons ATGTCAATCCTCGGCATTGCGCTCCCTTTTCTCCGACCCTTTCTGGGTACCTATCTTGGCTTCATTATCGATACATATGCCTCCATCATGAtgattttcttttttattgGTTTTCCTTCG GAACA CTCTGGCAGTAGTGAAATCCGCCTGATTAAGCTGCACCCCGGTTCTGGCGATGACCCTCTCCGAGCTGACATCTTACATGCTTCATTGGATTCGGATGTGGTCGGAAGGTATGAAGCAGTCTCGTACGCTTGGGAGGATGGTCATACAACAAACAAACTAGAAACACCGCGCGgtattcttctcatcacgCCTTCTCTATTTCACGCATTGCATCGATCTCGATTGAAAGAAGAGTCTCGTATACTCTGGGCGGATGCGGTGTGTATTGACCAGTCAGACAACGCGGAGCAGGCAAGTCAGGTGGCATTAATGAATGAGATCTATGAATCTGCTGCCTGTACACTGGTGTATTTAGGCCGTGAGGCCAATGGAAGCGAGATGGTTGGAGAATTGTTAGTTCAATTTGCAAGGGCTAGCTTCTCCCTCTACCGCTTATATGGAAGACATGGAATGGAAGTGTTGAGACATAATGGATCGATCTCACCTTCGATGACGGAGATATTCGAGGAATGTGGCCTTCCCGGCCTAGAGCATCCTGCCTGGAAGGCGCTAGCCAAGCTCTGGGGGAGGCCATGGTTTCGGCGTGTGTGGGTAATTCAGGAATTTGTTCTCTCTCCGGATGTTCGCATGTTCTGTGGCGAATGGGAGGTCAGTTGGTCTGTATTCTATGTCGCTACGATCGACGCATATATgacatcctccttctcggtTGTTCCAGATATACCAAATGCATTCGATGACGCAGCAATGCACATGGGAACGGACGCTATGCACATGATGTGTGTGTACCGGCGATCTGCACTGTTAGAGACGTTACCCGTCTCAGATGCTGATAGTATGCGAATGTTGACCATAAATTTGGACACAATGGTATTTGAGGAACAAGAGGAGTTTAACCTGGCGAGAAAGATGGATCCGAAACTGAGGCTACGGGTGGAGGTAcctcttcttgatctccttgcGCTATGTGACAGGAGCAAAGCTACAAGAGCTCGCGATCATCTGTTCGCAGTCCTTGGTCTATCCAGCGCGACTGACGACGACCTTTTCCGGGCAGACTACTCTTCTACATTTGACGAGATAGTTAGGCGCTTCGGCAAAGCATTTGTACGCAGGGGGCAGTGTATGGACCTCTTATACCGAGCTCGATTGAACATTCAATCCTTGCGGTTTCCATCCTGGATCCCTGATTGGACCACCAAGTTCGCCTTCATGGGCGACGCAGTTGACTATAGCAGCTTGGGGCTGCACAGTGGCGGGCTGTATGCCGCCGCTGGCAATACTCAGTGCGTATCGTGGGTTAGTGATGACCCAAAGGACGATTGCCTTATAGTTCGAGGGAGGTTTGTCGACAAGCTGAGCTGGGTCGGCGGTGACCATGTCAAACACGGCCCCATACATGGCCTAATATACCGTCTTCAACAATCTTATGATATTATCGCGGAGCTTGAAGAAACTTCTGATTACTATGTGACTGGTGAGTCACTTAAAGATGTATGGTGGCGGATGCTGGTGGCGAACAAGACGAAGGGATTCGGACCTGTCTCTCCAGATTTTGGCATCGGGCTACGTTCCAAATGGCATGTAATGCCCGCCTTGTGCAATTTGCTATTATCATTGCCTCCcgaggaagccaaggaaCAACTTGTTGAAATTATAGGCCTTCCGTACTACAAGGCCATATACTCTTGTTACACTGTATACCAGATTGCCAAGACGGAGAATGGAATGATTGGTCTCGTGCCGCTCGTGGCAGAAGCTGGCGATCAGATATACGTCCTCAACGGTGGTGCAGTGCCATTTGTTTTGAGGAAAGGGAAGCGACTGCTGAATGGACGTCG GTATATAGTCGATATGATTGGCTTTGCGATACATGGTGCCTCAGATGCTTGGTTCAGCATCAAGAAAATGTACTGGCCCGATGGTGGAAAGGTTACCAAAGATGGAATTCTGAGCGGAG accaagagtcGCCCGGCATGTCGACCGCAGCAGAAATGGCCGTGCTCCACCAGGAAAGGGACGAAATTCGAAACGCATTTGCCAAAAGTTGGAAGAAGTAA
- a CDS encoding gamma-glutamyltranspeptidase, whose amino-acid sequence MARFPTWVALLSLIAQAHGHPCDVKYPPQTKPAETRQFSKSRGAVACESEICSTIGINILRQGGNAADAMVATVLCVGTVGMYHSGIGGGGFMLIHKPDGKNESVPYEFVDFRETAPAAATENMFKNNVNASIYGGQASGVPGELRGLEHLHKSYGHLPWSKLVQPAIDVARYGFPVNNDTLKFMKMTYTKSENESFLLNDPAWAIDFAPAGRLLKFGEKLTRKRYADTLETIASKGASAFYEGPIADATIRTLKQKSGIMTTDDLKNYSVAIREPSQINYRGGKITSGSAPSSGAVVAASLNILDGYDFLGDPRRVNDSAYLLDEAFKFGYGMRSNLGDPTFVKGLGEYQVQMYSNDTAQEIRAKLDGRALQVKDYDPRGLESLDTPGTSHVVVMDNSGLAISLTTTINLNFGSQVIIPETGVIMNNEMNDFSIPGQSNAFGFIPSEANFIRPGKRPLSSISTTIVEGPDGKVSLVTGSAGGSRIITATVQVVLNALERNMTVHDALAAPRLHDQLEPRQVTFEYAYDNSTVAYLKEIGNNVTWVAPGQSTAQALRRLLDGTFEAAGEPRQANSGGFST is encoded by the exons ATGGCTCGCTTTCCAACTTGGGTTGCTCTGCTGAGCCTAATTGCGCAAGCTCATGGCCATCCATGCGATGTGAAGTACCCTCCTCAGACGAAGCCAGCAGAGACCAGGCAATTCAGCAAAAGCCGCGGCGCCGTTGCCTGTGAGAGTGAGATATGCAGTACGATCGGCATCAACATTCTGCGACAGGGCGGCAACGCGGCTGATGCAATGGTCGCCACCGTGCTTTGTGTAGGAACAGTCG GCATGTATCATTCTGGCATCGGAGGAGGCGGCTTCATGCTCATTCACAAACCCGATGGCAAGAATGAATCCGTGCCCTACGAATTTGTCGACTTTCGCGAAACAGCACCTGCAGCAGCTACGGAGAATATGTTCAAGAACAACGTGAACGCCAGTATTTATGGAGGACAAGCGAG TGGCGTGCCCGGCGAGTTACGAGGTCTAGAACACCTGCACAAGAGCTATGGTCATTTACCTTGGTCGAAGCTTGTCCAGCCAGCAATTGACGTCGCCCGCTATGGATTTCCAGTCAACAACGACACCCTCAAGTTCATGAAGATGACCTATACCAAGTCTGAGAACGAGAGCTTCCTGTTAAACGATCCCGCATGGGCAATTGACTTTGCTCCTGCTGGAAGATTACTCAAATTCGGTGAGAAGTTGACGCGGAAGAGATATGCCGATACGCTCGAGACCATTGCTTCCAAGGGAGCCAGTGCGTTCTACGAGGGACCCATTGCCGATGCGACTATCAGGACTTTGAAGCAGAAGAGCGGTATCATGACGACGGATGACCTAAAGAATTATTCCGTGGCGATTCGAGAGCCTTCCCAGATCAACTACCGAGGTGGAAAGATCACCAGCGGGTCAGCCCCTTCAAGCGGTGCCGTCGTCGCAGCTTCGTTGAACATTCTGGACGGTTATGACTTCCTCGGCGATCCCAGAAGAGTCAACGATAGCGCATATCTACTTGACGAAGCATTCAAGTTCGGTTACGGAATGCGAAGTAATCTCGGCGATCCAACCTTTGTCAAAGGTCTGGGTGAGTACCAGGTTCAGATGTACTCCAACGATACCGCGCAGGAGATCCGCGCCAAACTTGACGGGCGTGCTCTTCAAGTTAAGGATTATGACCCTAGAGGTCTTGAAAGCTTGGATACTCCTGGTACTTCGCATGTCGTTGTCATGGACAATTCGGGACTTGCTATCTCCCTCACGACCACAATTAACCTAAATTTCGGTTCGCAAGTCATTATTCCCGAGACTGGAGTTATTATGAACAATGAGATGAACGACTTTAGTATCCCCGGACAGTCAAACGCATTTGGATTCATCCCCAGCGAGGCCAACTTCATCAGACCTGGAAAACGACCTCTTTCTAGTATAAGCACCACCATTGTCGAAGGACCTGACGGGAAAGTCTCGTTGGTCACAGGCTCTGCTGGTGGCAGTCGAATCATAACTGCTACTGTCCAGGTGGTTCTGAATGCGCTAGAGAGAAACATGACTGTTCATGATGCCCTGGCTGCGCCTCGCCTGCATGATCAACTTGAACCGCGACAAGTCACCTTCGAATATGCCTACGACAACTCCACGGTTGCTTATTTGAAGGAAATTGGTAATAATGTCACGTGGGTAGCACCCGGACAAAGCACTGCTCAGGCCCTGAGGAGGTTACTGGATGGGACATTTGAAGCTGCTGGTGAGCCTAGACAGGCGAACTCCGGAGGATTCTCAACTTAA
- a CDS encoding amidase signature domain-containing protein, producing the protein MGEGGYINLVNGTPYKWKRSQQNSYQMEAWNFPESIDAGKVPSTYVEFDHGVLKKRGDTSGSVTYSLEGTNATFSIHVRDKPANIWVQLDGLEALNNPRGSKIELGWQHDECVTFVLSGKQGNFHSSNPPTDWMQKNRNTLGHRPLSQICMLGTHDSGMSTVSHCDVPGGVIDPYVLCQSVSVLGQLAHGARYFDLRPQYSGGHLWTGHYTGKVGGRGESISDIISAVNEFTKKNGELIILNFSHSLQTDTDEWREFTKQEWHNLMKELLKLNHLFIVEDKNKAKNLTQLKLDDFIGNGKAAVVCVMEQWDLDIGDYAHKGFYKYEAMNVRNEYSNKDDAVVMVNDQLEKMKGHMSAKDKRLFLLSWTLTQQAPQWDGDVVTFVKVAPRSLKPIKKLAYTCNKELFTRLLPEVSDKSFPNVVYIDYLDNQDYAALVVAINDKITRPETPSNFSNERRFFNYPEPQEGPHVPYAIERNRNPVLRGPFLVAAAFLMEWIRFIRETAWANAGFASLRKIRTYLEHCEPRYDPTVVPIALSEAEAKERGERVQISALQQSNASQTLNPSKFYSAADYRALYLSGELTPVDVAKAILPLVETDGPTPGRHAQGWRELNIERIMRAAEASTERYKNKQPLGPLDGVPSAIKDDYDLDGYSTTLGSLRDYTETPKDGESTTSWIVRKLEEAGVVIMGKLAMHEFGLDTTGNNPNQGTPRNPFNSGYYTGGSSSGPAYAVSSGLVPLALGSDGGGSIRIPGSFCSVFGLKPTHNRLASWPGANHSPTCAVQGPLAVDMQSLAAAYEAIAEPHPSTQFPPLALQPSPPVTKVLGIFDAWISRATPSVQSLVRGLVESLAAKHGYTLVPIEIPFPAEGQMAHALTVLTDASTLLYDTKGLTPANKILLALGRTTPSTDYLLAQKLRGMLMQHLSYLWKTYPGMLIITPTTACAGAPIRGGKSELSYGVNDGNYTLESMEYVWLANFCGLPAITVPAGYVVPEGRKDAGEVADRDTEGKIPVGLMATGEWCSEDALLQFGFDAEAAGQDLRCKPPIWEDVISRAKDEAKLSRGPRHGGRNCRIPCMNSAPCCQLTCSSQQSKSQTQSAKMAEQKSKKDGPIGVSQYDIRELTSSEEDIQQAWKLWHAIFPDWPIDQDRFPGLLVGIKGQHWIHEHGFCLSYYSKSGSLGHVAAIGVLPEYRCQGLGNALLEKGKTGLKDAAKKAGQKLNSLAMGSIFPRFWYQVPASISLEAKQFLTYRGNYTETITTRDLYKDIEGEIAPPEVMERVSKTSIKFTPWSPELYEECMTKQNELFTWGGIYEALAARGQHHEVMVAIDPDTNKQIGWTLMCSFGSSAGDVFAFLPLLPSGEKTGLIAAVGVDEAARGKGVGLALVVKAMENLKERGMQGILIDAVAIRGFYEKLGFEARWEYEACSFDTAVSDAET; encoded by the exons ATGGGTGAAGGCGGCTATATTAACCTTGTCAACGGTACGCCGTACAAATGGAAGCGGAGCCAGCAGAATAGCTATCAGATGGAGGCCTGGAACTTCCCGGAGTCTATTGATGCAG GCAAGGTTCCCAGCACATACGTTGAGTTTGACCACGGCGTTCTCAAGAAGCGTGGGGATACCAGTGGATCGGTCACCTACAGCTTGGAGGGTACCAATGCTACCTTTTCAATCCATGTTCGCGATAAGCCCGCAAACATCTGGGTTCAGCTTGACGGCCTGGAGGCGTTGAATAACCCCCGCGGCTCAAAGATTGAATTGGGATGGCAGCACGACGAATGTGTCACCTTTGTCCTTTCTGGAAAGCAGGGGAACTTTCACTCTTCGAACCCGCCCACGGATTGGATGCAGAAGAACAGAAACACCCTTGGACATCGTCCTTTGTCGCAGATTTGCATGTTGGGCACGCACGACTCGGGTATGTCGACTGTGTCTCACTGCGATGTGCCTGGTGGTGTCATTGATCCATACGTTTTGTGCCAGTCTGTCTCTGTCCTGGGACAGCTTGCCCATGGCGCACGATACTTTGACCTTCGACCTCAGTACTCAGGTGGCCATTTGTGGACCGGTCACTATACCGGCAAGGTTGGAGGTCGAGGCGAGTCGATTTCTGACATCATTTCTGCCGTCAACGAAttcaccaagaagaacggtgaactcatcatcttgaacttTTCGCACTCGCTTCAAACCGATACCGACGAATGGCGAGAGTTCACCAAGCAGGAATGGCATAATCTCATGAAAGAGCTTCTCAAATTGAACCACCTGTTCATTGTcgaggacaagaacaaggccaagaatCTCACTCAGCTGAAGCTTGACGATTTTATTGGCAATGGCAAGGCAGCTGTTGTCTGCGTCATGGAGCAGTGGGACCTCGACATTGGCGACTATGCGCACAAGGGATTCTACAAGTACGAAGCGATGAACGTTCGCAACGAGTATTCCAACAAAGATGATGCTGTCGTCATGGTTAATGACcagcttgagaagatgaagggtCACATGTCCGCCAAGGATAAGCGTCTTTTCCTGCTTTCTTGGACACTGACCCAGCAGGCGCCTCAATGGGATGGCGATGTCGTCACTTTCGTCAAGGTGGCGCCAAGGTCTCTGAAGCCGATTAAGAAACTGGCTTATACCTGCAACAAAGAGCTCTTCACGCGACTTCTGCCTGAAGTCAGTGATAAGTCGTTCCCCAACGTTGTATACATTGATTACTTGGATAATCAGGATTATGCAGCTCTGGTCGTTGCCATCAACGATAAA ATCACGCGTCCCGAGACTCCGAG CAATTTCAGTAATGAGAGGCGGTTCTTCAACTATCCTGAGCCTCAGGAGGG ACCTCATGTGCCATATGCTATTGAACGGAATAGGAATCCGGTCTTGAGAGGACCTTTTCTCGTTGCTGCTGCATTTCT GATGGAATGGATTAGGTTTATTCGCGAGACCGCCTGGGCTAATGCGGGTTTCGCTTCGCTCCGGAAGATCCGGACTTATCTTGAGCATTGCGAGCCTCGCTACGATCCAACTGTCGTGCCGATCGCGCTTTCTGAAGCTGAGGCCAAAGAACGCGGTGAGAGAGTTCAGATATCGGCTTTACAACAGTCAAATGCTTCTCAGACATTAAACCCGTCGAAATTCTACTCGGCAGCTGATTATCGAGCACTGTATCTATCTGGGGAGCTTACCCCGGTTGATGTTGCCAAGGCGATTCTGCCTTTGGTTGAAACCGATGGCCCAACACCTGGCCGACACGCCCAAGGCTGGAGAGAACTCAATATCGAGCGTATCATGAGAGCCGCTGAAGCTTCAACTGAACGCTATAAAAACAAGCAACCCCTCGGCCCCCTCGATGGCGTTCCCTCCGCTATCAAAGACGACTATGATCTAGACGGCTACTCAACAACTCTCGGCTCTCTAAGAGATTACACCGAAACCCCTAAGGACGGAGAATCAACTACAAGCTGGATCGTACGAAAACTCGAAGAAGCAGGTGTTGTCATCATGGGCAAACTCGCCATGCACGAGTTCGGACTAG ATACGACCGGCAACAACCCCAATCAAGGAACGCCGCGTAATCCATTCAATTCAGGCTATTATACCGGCGGAAGCTCATCTGGTCCTGCATACGCTGTCAGTTCTGGACTTGTTCCTCTCGCTTTGGGTAGTGATGGCGGTGGCAGTATTCGAATTCCTGGATCATTTTGCTCGGTGTTTGGGTTGAAGCCTACGCATAACAGActtgcttcttggcctggtgCGAATCACTCACCGACATGTGCTGTTCAAGGGCCtttggctgttgatatgcAGTCGTTGGCAGCTGCGTACGAAGCCATCGCTGAACCTCATCCTTCAACGCAATTTCCACCCTtggctcttcaaccttcacCGCCTGTTACCAAAGTCCTCGGTATCTTTGATGCATGGATTTCACGCGCTACACCAAGTGTTCAGTCGTTGGTTCGTGGGCTTGTTGAATCTTTGGCTGCTAAGCACGGATACACTCTTGTCCCGATTGAAATTCCTTTCCCTGCTGAGGGTCAGATGGCGCATGCACTTACTGTTCTGACTGATGCTTCGACATTGCTGTATGATACGAAGGGTTTGACGCCTGCTAACAAGATTCTGCTTGCGCTGGGAAGGACTACGCCCTCAACGGATTATTTGCTGGCTCAGAAACTGAGAGGAATGTTGATGCAGCATCTTTCCTATCTTTGGAAGACATACCCCGGCATGCTTATCATTACCCCCACTACCGCTTGTGCCGGTGCACCTATCCGTGGTGGAAAGTCCGAGTTATCTTATGGCGTCAATGACGGAAATTATACACTCGAAAGCATGGAATACGTCTGGCTCGCTAACTTCTGCGGCCTTCCTGCCATAACCGTTCCAGCAGGCTATGTCGTTCCTGAAGGTAGAAAAGACGCTGGCGAAGTTGCTGATAGAGACACGGAGGGCAAAATCCCAGTTGGACTCATGGCTACGGGCGAGTGGTGCAGCGAAGATGCGCTGTTGCAGTTTGGTTTTGATGCAGAGGCTGCTGGACAGGATCTTCGATGCAAGCCGCCAATTTGGGAGGATGTGATTTCGAGGGCTAAAGATGAGGCTAAGTTGAGTAGAGGGCCGCGCCATGGGGGTAGAA ATTGTCGTATTCCCTGCATGAACTCCGCACCTTGCTGTCAGCTCACGTG TAGCTCTCAGCAAAGTAAATCTCAGACTCAGTCAGCAAAAATGGCAGAGCAGAAGAGCAAAAAGGACGGACCTATCGGCGTCTCTCAGTACGACATCCGGGAACTCACCAGCTCGGAGGAAGATATCCAACAAGCATGGAAGCTATGGCATGCAATCTTCCCGGACTGGCCTATCGATCAAGATCGGTTCCCAGGGCTTCTGGTTGGAATAAAGGGTCAGCATTGGATTCACGAGCATGGCTTTTGCCTATCCTACTATTCTAAAAGTGGAAGCCTCGGGCATGTCGCAGCCATCGGTGTTCTACCTGAGTACCGTTGTCAAGGTCTCGGTAATGCACTTCTCGAGAAAGGAAAGACGGGTTTGAAAGATGCGGCCAAGAAGGCAGGTCAGAAATTGAACTCTCTAGCGATGGGGTCCATCTTTCCAAGATTCTGGTACCAAGTGCCAGCTAGTATTTCACTTGAGGCGAAACAATTCCTTACTTATAGAG GCAATTATACTGAAACCATAACTACTCGTGATCTCTACAAGGACATAGAAGGGGAAATTGCACCACCGGAAGTAATGGAGCGTGTCTCAAAGACAAGCATCAAGTTCACTCCTTGGTCGCCAGAACTGTACGAAGAATGTATGACCAAACAAAATGAGCTATTC ACCTGGGGCGGCATCTACGAAGCCCTCGCAGCTCGAGGCCAACATCACGAAGTAATGGTCGCCATTGACCCGGATACCAACAAACAAATTGGCTGGACTCTCATGTGCTCTTTCGGATCTTCAGCCGGCGATGTCTTTGcatttcttcctctccttcctTCTGGAGAAAAGACTGGTCTCATTGCTGCGGTTGGAGTGGATGAGGCAGCAAGAGGGAAAGGTGTTGGATTGGCACTTGTTGTCAAAGCGATGGAGAATCTGAAAGAGAGGGGTATGCAGGGAATTCTAATTGATGCTGTTGCTATACGGGGGTTCTATGAGAAACTGGGCTTTGAAGCGCGATGGGAGTACGAGGCGTGTAGTTTTGATACGGCTGTGTCAGATGCTGAGACCTGA
- a CDS encoding uncharacterized protein (domain of unknown function-domain containing protein), with translation MRSLLLYPLLAASAMAEKLLYRNTFNSTEAIADWVAEGPVKATVSNNTLELAAPGDFVYWVPEVFPERIRITWEFSPIEEPGLAIIFFGAAAAKDGGSIFDKDLKPRNGSYPQYHSSDIRTLHASYFRRRWPEERAFHLANLRKSPGFHLVAQGADPLPNVEDTQGVYYKVEVIHDKRDVKFSINGLELFSWEDVDRSTGPVIRGGRIGFRQMNPLVARYRNLEVWKL, from the coding sequence ATGCGAAGTCTCCTCCTCTACCCCCTCCTGGCCGCTTCCGCCATGGCCGAAAAGCTTCTCTACAGAAATACTTTCAACAGCACCGAGGCAATTGCAGATTGGGTTGCCGAAGGTCCCGTCAAGGCCACCGTCTCCAACAACACTCTCGAACTAGCTGCTCCGGGAGACTTTGTCTACTGGGTGCCAGAGGTATTTCCCGAACGCATCCGCATCACCTGGGAGTTTTCACCTATCGAAGAGCCTGGCCTGGCTATCATATTCTTCGGCGCAGCAGCCGCCAAAGACGGCGGAAGCATTTTCGACAAGGATCTCAAGCCCCGAAATGGATCTTACCCGCAGTATCACTCCAGCGATATCCGGACGCTGCACGCTTCGTACTTTCGGCGTCGATGGCCTGAGGAGAGGGCTTTTCATCTTGCCAACTTGCGCAAGTCGCCTGGATTTCATCTTGTCGCGCAAGGAGCGGACCCGCTGCCGAATGTGGAGGATACTCAGGGCGTTTATTACAAGGTTGAGGTTATTCACGACAAGCGCGATGTCAAGTTCTCGATTAACGGATTGGAATTATTCTCATGGGAAGATGTGGACCGATCGACTGGGCCTGTTATTCGTGGTGGACGGATTGGCTTCAGACAGATGAATCCTCTTGTTGCTCGATATCGCAACTTGGAGGTATGGAAACTTTAG